Below is a window of Halarcobacter anaerophilus DNA.
TATTGCTTGTAGTAACTCTTATAATAATCACGGGTTGCGTTACTTACGGTTCTTATGAAGCCAAAGGGTTTTTCGGCTTTTTGCAAAAAGATAAATTATATAAACATATACATGAGTTTTTTGCAAATTTCTTATATTTCCTTATCTTTTTACACCTTTGCGGTATTGCCGTAGATACTCTTTTTCACAGAAAAACAAAAACACTAAAATCAATTTTCAACGGTTTTAAACAAAGCAATAAAGAGGAAAATATAAAACTCAATATTTTTCAAAAATTTTATGCTTTGATTTTTTTACTTGGATTTATAGGCTTTTTTCTATATCTGTTAATAGATAAAACCAACCCTTTTCTTTATTGATTTATTTAGATTTTGTTAAAAAATAAAGACCCCCTAGGGTTAAAAAAAGTCCAATCCAACCTGTAGTGTTAGGGAAAACTGCACCTAAAAATAAGACTTCGGCAAATAGTGCAAAAAAGACTTCTCCTGCCTGTGCCGCATCTACAAGAATAATTTTGCTTGTACTATTTGCATGACTTCTTGCATAAAGAAAAATCGATGTAGCTATGACTCCTGAAAGAAGAGAAACAAAAGCAACATTTATATATTGTCCGCTGCTTGGCATTCCGGGGTTTGTAATAAAAAAAAGAATTATCCATAAAGGAAAACTTCCCAAAGTTAAAAGATAAACTTTTATAAAAGCATTTTTAAAAATCTTTGTATCTTGATTTTTTTCTTCTCTTTTTTTCTTCTGCTCCCAAACCATTTGATTTCCGATAGGATATGAAAAAGCAGCTACTAATACGGGGAAAAATCCTAAAAACAGAGCCTCTAAATTATTCGTGTCAATATGACTGAAATTTACTAAACTAACTCCTAAAAAAATTATAAAAGTGAAAAACCAAACTTTTTTTGCTAACTTTTTACCAAACATAGCTAAAACAAAAAGTGAAGCCAATATCGTCATCTGCCAAGTGGTTGCCACTACCCAGCCAGGAGAAAAGTCCGCTGCATAACATAAAAATGAGTAAAAAAAACCAAAACCTATAGTTCCTGCAATAGTCCAGAATTTAAAGTTTTGAAAATACTCTTTTAAAATATCTTTAAAATAATCAAAACCCCTAAAAAAAATAAAACCTAAACTTAAAAAAAGAACCGTGAAAAAAAATCTTAAAGAAGCAGTCCAATACCAATGCCCTCCATCAAGAGAAATTGCTCTGTTTACTACAAAAGTTGCCGAAAAAAAAGCGGCAGAAAGAAGTCCCATTACAAGCAGATAAGCAGGGGTACTTTGAAATTTATTTAGTCTATATTTTAATCTGTCCAAAATTAATACCTCTAAAAATAAAAGGCGATTATACAATAAAATCTGATTAAACAAAGATTTAATGATATTAAAATTTAACCAAAGTGATTTTTTAATTGTCAAGAAATTGTCAAAAAAGTTAACAAAACAAATTGAAGTTCTTTTTTTATAATTTCAATATAAAAAGAAGGAGAAGAGATGAAAATATTACTTATACCTGCATTGCTTGCAAGTTTATCTTTTGGCAGCGTAGTAGAAGAGTATCTTTTAAATTTAAAAAACGAGGTACAAAAAAGCGAGCCTGATTTTAAAGGTTTTGATATAAAAAGGGGTGAAGAGATTTTTACTTCCACTCACTTAGGTAAAAAAGGAAAAGAGATCTCATGCAGTTCATGCCACGGTATAGATTTAACAAAATCTCATGAAAACTTTTTTACGGCAAAAACTATTGAACCCCTTTCACCCAAAGCAAACCCAAAAAGGCTTACAAAAGTTAAAAAAATAGAGAAATGGCTGAAAAGAAATTTTAACGATGTTTATAAAAGAGAAGGTACACCAAAAGAGAAAGGTGATGTAATAACTTACATCATAAGTAAATAAGGAGATAAAAATGAGAATAGTGATTTTATTTGCAATCTTACTATCTGCTTTATTTGCAGATGAGCATAAATACAGCAATAAAAAACAAGGCGTGGCACCTGTTAATAATCAACTTTATATAAATGAGTGTGCAGCCTGTCACTTTGCATACCAACCGGGACTTTTACCTGGCAATTCTTGGGAAAAAATGATGGGAAACCTAGAAAATCATTTTGGAGTGGATGCTACACTATTAGATGAAGAGTTTAAGGCAATTTCAAAATATTTAAATGAAAACAGTGCAGAAAAAGCAATGGAGTATAAAAGAAGTAAAAAAATTGCAAGAAGTATGAGAAATGACGGAACTATTATAGCTGTAAGTAAGACCCCCTATTTTATAAAAAAGCATAGAGAGATTCTTTCAAAATATATAAATCAAAAAGAGGTAAAGGGTTTGTTTAACTGTACCGCCTGTCATACAACGGCACAAAAAGGAATCTACTCCCAAAGAGATATAATAATCCCAAACTACGGTAGATGGGATGATTAAGGAGTTAAAATGAAATCGTATATTTGGAGTCTGCCCACTAGAGTTTTTCACTGGCTTTTAGCCTCTTTTATTCTTTTGGCATTTTTAACTGATGAGGATAATCTTTTGACTTATCATGCAATAATCGGTTATTGCATTTTTATTATTTTGACTTTTAGAATTTTTTGGGGAATTTTAGGTCCTAAATACTCTAAATTCAGTGATTTTCCTTTTGGTTTGAAAAGAGTAAAAGAGTTTTTATCAAATATTTTGGGTTCAAAACAAGAGTATGTAGGACACAATCCTGCTGCTTCATATGTAATGATTGCTATGATTATAGTAAGTTTTTTAGTTGTTATAAGCGGTGTTTTAACTTTTGGAATACAAGAGGGTAAAGGTCTGTTATCTTTTTTAAATGATTCATATTTTAAAGATATGAAACTTTTTAAAGAGATTCATGAAGCCTTGTCGACACTGCTTATTGTACTGATTGTAATTCATCTAGGAGGTGTTTTAAGTGACAAATTATTGCACCCTAAACATGAAACTTTAAAATCAATTTTTACGGGTTATAAAAAGTTTGAAGAGAATAAAAGTATAAAGTTAAATATTTTTCAAAAAGCTTTTGCTTTGATTTTTTTAATACTCTTTTTAAGCTTTTTATTATTTAGTTTTACAAATCAAGGAAATTTACTTTTAGTTTCAAAGTATCAACCTGTTGATTATGAAAAGCAAAATGAGCTTTTCGTAAGTGAGTGTGCATCGTGCCACACTCTGTATCCCTCCGGATATTTTGCCTAAAAAGTCATGGAAAACTTTGATGTCCAATCTTGAAAATCATTTTGGAGATGATGCCTCTTTAAAAGAAAAAGAGACTCAAAATATTTTAGGTTTTCTTTTAAAAAACAGTGCCCAAAACAGTACAAAAGAGTATAGTGTAAAGGTTTTGAACTCTATTGGAAATAAAGATATAATAGCAATAACCCAAACCTCTTTTTGGAAAAAAGAGCATAAAAATATTCCAAAAGAACTCTTTGAGAACAGAAAAATAAAAAGTAAGGCAAATTGCAAAGCTTGTCATACGGATATAGAAAAAGGTTTGATTGAAGATGATAAAATTAAAGATATTAGCTCTTTTATGTAGTCTGTTTCTTTTAAATTCTTTATACGCAGAGGATTATAAATTTAACAATCATGAGTATAAAAAAAATCATATACATAAAAATCTGGATTATCTTAATCTAGATAAAAAGCAACTTGAAAAAATAAAAGATATATTAATCAAATATAGAAAAAAATATGATAAATATTCAAAGAAAAAAGCTTTAAAAGAGCAAAAACTAAAAGAGCTTATAAAACAAGAAAATTTTGATAAAGAGGAGTATGAAGAGATTTTGGAAGATATCTATGAAGATGCGGCAGAATTGGAAGCCAAAGTCATAAAAAGAATACACTCCGTTTTAACCGTTGAGCAAAGGAAAAAATTCTCTTATTATTTAAAGGAGTGGAGAGTTGAATAAAAATGTTTTACTAATCGAAGATGATTTACAAATGCAAAATTTTATTGCAGAGTATTTAAAAGATTACAACTTTGACTGTAAAGCTTTTTCAAACCCCAAAGAGGTAATAAAAGAGTTTAAAAAAAATTATCAAAATTACAATATTATAATTTTGGATTTGATGCTTCCAAACATGGACGGCTTTGATCTGTTTAAAAAGTTAAAACAGATCAAAGACATCCCCGTTATAATCTCTTCTGCAAGGGGAGATATAGGAAATAAAATACACGGTTTTGAACTTGGAGCAGATGATTATTTGGCAAAACCTTATGAACCTAGAGAGTTGGTTCTTAGAATAAACTCTATTCTAAGAAAAGCAAACCCTTTTAGGCTAAAAATCGGTGATTTTGAAATAGATAAACAAAACCATGAGATAAAACTTGAGGGTTACCCTATTGAATTTACCAAAATTGAGTTTGAGATATTTATGTTTTTAATTGAAAATCTTAATAAAGTCTCTTCAAGGGAGCAGATTCTTCATGCAACATCATTGGACGAAAATACGAAAAACAGAACCATAGATATGCATATTTCAAATATTAGATATAAAATAGGCGATGATTCCAAAGAACCAAAATATATAAAATCCGTTTGGGGAATCGGATACAAATTCGTAGGTTAAAATGAGTATTAGAAGAAAAGTTTCGATTCTTTTTGTTACAAGCCTTATATTAATGATTGTAATTGGTTTATGGATGGATAATATAAACTCCCAAAGAATCAAAGATTTAGTAAAAGACAAATATCTAAAAGTATCTAATGAGATTCTTCAAAATATCGATAATAAAGAGAATATAAAGGCTATAATAAAAAATCATGACTTAAAAGTGCTTTTAAAAAGACCAAAAAAAAGTGAAGCTATTTACTACAAACCTCACACTTTCGGTTCTATTACGATTTTACAGATACCTTTTGAAGATGAGTTTATTATTCATATAAAATATCTAAATGATGAGTATATACTTCAAAGTAAAGATGAAACGGATTTAAATGAAAAACTAACTCTTAATATCTTGGTTTTTTTGGATATTTTCGTCCTTGTTATAATATTTTTATATATTCTAAAACTTCTATCTCCGTTAAAAAAGATTACAAAAGATATGGAGGATTTTTCAAAAGGAAACTTTTCAAGCAGAGTAGATATCAAATCCAATGACGAAATAGGTTCTTTGTCCAAAACCTTTAACTCTATGGCGGATAATCTAGAAGAACTTATAAAAACAAGAGAAGAACTTTTAAGGGATATAGGTCATGAACTTAGAACTCCCATTGCAAAGGGTAAATTTGTAATAGAAAAATTTGAAGAGTCTTCAAATAAAGAGTTATTGAAAAAGATTTTTTTGGATTTGGAACGTTTGACAAATGAGTTAATCCAATTAGAAAAATTAAACTCCTCTAAACTCGACTACTCTACATTTAGTGCCGAAACTTTAATAGTAGAATCTTTAAGCAGACTCTATATGGATGATGAATCAAAAATTGATTTAAAAATTTTTCAAGATTTTAAAATTTATGCAGATTTGGAATATTTAAGTATGGCACTTAAAAACCTAATAGACAACGCTTTAAAATATACTTCAAGACTGCCTATAAAGATTGAAGTAAAAGAGAATGAAATTAAAGTAATAAACAAAGGCAAAAGACTCTCAAAAGAACTTGAATACTATTTAAAACCCTTTACCCAAGAGTTATCTCAAAGAGACGGCTTTGGTTTGGGCTTAAGTATAGTAAACAAAGTAGTATCAAAACACAAATTCAAACTTATATACTCTTATGAAAAGGGTTTAAATATATTTACTCTAATTACTCACTAATTTACTTTAAAAATTAAGAGGTATTTATATAGGAATAAAGTATAATCACAATAAAAATTAAGGCTTGAAAATGACTGTAACTCTTATGCAACATAGCTCCCTGGAAGTTTGTGCCCATGCAATTAGAACTTGTTGGCAATCTTACGATAAAAGTGACTGCGGAGGTCCAAAAGATTTGGAGTTGATTGATAGAGTCGGAAATAAATTCAAACATGCTTCAACACTCGAACATCTCTCATATACCTTTTTTATAGACGGAATCAGTAGAGCTTTACTTCAAGAATTAGCAAGACACAGAATGGCAAGTCTATCGGTAAAATCTACAAGATATACGCTAAAAGAGTTAAAAGACGAAGAAGCTTTTAACGTAGAAGATAAACAAAGAGCCGAAAAATATCTTGTAATGACAAGCAGTGATTTGGTAAATGAAATGTCTATTAAAGCTTTAGAAAATCTAAGAGAAGTTTTGCAAACAAAAATCGGAAACGATGTGGCAAAATATTGTCTTCCCGAAAGTTATAAAACCTCTCTTACTTGGACGATAAACGCAAGAAGTCTACAAAATTTTATTTCACTTAGAACATCAAAATCAGCTCTTTGGGAGATTAGAGATTTGGCAAATGCAATTTTTGAAGCATTACCGCAGGATCATAAATATCTTTTTGAATCTTGTGTTTATACCCAAGAAGACAATTTAGAAAACTAAAAAAATATGAGCGCATTAGAGATTGCTGATATTATAGGAATTATCTCCTTCGCAGTTAGCGGTTTTCTAATTGCAGTACATATGAAGCTTGATATTTTAGGTATCTTTATATCTGCTTTTTTAACTGCCTTTGGAGGGGGTTTAATAAGAGATATAATAGCAAACCAAAAACCTTTTATTTTTACGGATACCCTGCCTTTTACTTTAGTGATTATAACCGTTATATTGTCAATAATATTCAAGCTTCATAAAATAACCGATTTAGAAGGTAAAAAAGCTTTTGTTTTAACAGATACCATAGGTTTAGTCTCTTTTTCCATATCAGGAGCTATGATTGCCCATGACGTAGGTTTTAACGTAGTAGGAGTAGTGCTTTTAGCTCTGCTTACCGCTGTTGGAGGAGGTACCTTAAGAGATATAGTAATAAACAGAATTCCAGCAGTTTTAGTAAGTGATTTTTACGGTGCCGTAGCAATTATAATCGGACTTATAATTTATATTTTAGATTGCCTTGAATGGATAAATTATATAAACCTTCTAATAACTTTTGCTTTTGGAATAGCTCTAAGACTTCATGCTTATTATGAAAAATGGCATCTGCCTAAACTCTCATAGTTTAGGCTAAAGCTTCAAGAGTTAACTCGCTAAGTGTGGGATGGGCAAATATCATTTTAGATAAATCATCTAAAGTAAGTTTTGCATTTATTGCAACTAAAAACTGATGAATCAATTCCGTTGCCTCATTTCCTATTATTGCAGCTGCTAAAACAGCTTGAGTCTCTTCATCATATATGATTTTTATAAATCCGCTGTCATCACCTTTTATTTTTGCTTTTGCACTTGATTTAAAAAAGACTTTTTTTGTTTTAAATTTTATACCTTGTTCTTTTAAAGAGTTTTCACTCTCTCCTATAGAAGCTACTTGAGGAGAACAAAAGGTAACCGAAGGGAAAATTGCTTTTTGAGGTAAAGCTTCACGACTTAATATCTTATTTGCAACTCTTTTAGCCTCATAATATGCCACATGGGCAAGTGCGGGTGATTTTATAACATCTCCTATAGCATATACTTTTTTATTGCTAATTGATTGTAAATTTCTGTCAACTTCTATAAAACCCTTGTTACTTTTTATATTTGCTTTTTCAAGATTCAATTTAGAACTATTTGGAACTCTCCCAATTGAGATTAAAACTTTTTCAAACTCTAAAAGCTGCTCTTTTTTACCCAAGTCAAGAGTTACTTTAACACTCTTTTCCGAAATCTCATATTTAGTAATATTTGCTTTTAAATCAACTTTTATACCAGCTTTTTCAAACTCTCTTTTTACAGTTCGTCCTATATCATCATCTTCAATAGGAAGAAGTTTAGAGGTAAACTCGGCTATATGTGTTTTTGCTCCAAGAGAATTGAAAAATGTTGCAAACTCACACCCGATAGCTCCGCCTCCTACAATAAGTATTGATTTTGGAATTTTTTCCAATGAAAAGACCTCTTTTGAAGAGATAATTTTATCTTTATCTATTTTCATAAGAGGATGTTCTTTATGATTTGAACCGCTTGCAATTATAAATTCAGAAGCTTCTATAATCTCATCATTTACTTTGATTAGGTTTTCATCTACAAAAGATGCCGTGCCGTATTTTATCTCTACTTTGGCTTTTTTTAATTTTTTAAATATTCCCGTTTTTGTATCACAAATTAGTCTGCAAGTATTATTTTCAAGCTTTTTTATATCAAAAGCGTTAAAAGCAAAATCTACTCCGCACTCTTTAAAGTATGCGCCTTTTTTTACATATATTGCACTTTCCAAAAAGTTTTTTGCAGGAATACATCCCCAGTTTAAACAAGTTCCCCCTAAATGTTCCTCATCTTTTTCTATCAAACATACGGATTTTTTACCTTCACCTAAAAGTGAAGCTATCTCATATCCCGCTGGTCCTGCTCCAATTACAACTACATCATACATCTTACGCTCCTATTTTCCTACATATTCATGGGCTAAATATGAACTTCTTGTATATGGACTTGAATGTACATATTCAAAACCCAAATCTAAAGCTATTTGTTTATACTTTTCAAATTGTGAAGGTCTAACATACTCGACAACTTTTTGAAACTCATTTGAAGGTGCCAAATATTGACCGATACTTAGATAATCACACCCTACTTCTCTTAAATCTTTGAAAACTTTTATCATCTCTCTTTCAGTCTCTCCAAGACCTGCCATAATTGCACTTTTTGTTTTTGCATTATTAGAAGCCAAAGTTTTTAGTTTTTTTAAAACTTGTAAAGATCTTTTATAGTTTGCGGCTTTTCTTATTTTATAAAGACTTGGAACCATTTCCATATTATGCCCAAGTACTATGGCACCGCTGTTTGCCACAAGTTTTAAAGAGTCCAAACTTCCTTGAAAATCAGGAATCAGAAGTTCGACTTTTGTATTAGGCAGCTCTTTTAATATATTTTGAGTAACCTCATAAAACTGTTTTGCTCCTCCGTCTTTTAAATCATCTCTTGCCGGACTTGTTATTACCACATATTTTAAACCCAAAAGTCTAACCGATTTTGTTACTTGTTCTATCTCTTCTTTGTTTACTTCAAAAGGTTTTCCTGTAGCAACATTACAATAACTGCATCTTCTTGTACAGATATTTCCCAAAATTAGAAAAGTTGCATTCTTTTTAGAGAAACATTCACTGATATTAGGGCACTTTGCCTCTTGGCAGATTGTATGAATACCAACATTGTTTAAAAGTTGATCCATCTCTTTTTGAGCACCGAAGTGAAGCTTTTTTCTAAGCCATTGAGGTTTTCTTCCCTTATCGCTGTTTTTTATAGTCTCACGCATTGTCATCTCTAATCCTTTTAATTCTCATTTAATAAGAGCAACAAATATCAAGCTCTTTAATAGCTCTTGTATCATCAGGTCTGCAAACTCCGAGTGTTTTTGGATACTCTTTAAATGCAGCTGCATCTTTACGGGCAAGTTTAACAGCTTCAATCATTGTGTCACAAAATTTATCTATAGTCTGTTTATTTTCCGTCTCCGTGGGTTCTATCATAATTGCTTCTTTTACAATCAAAGGGAAATAGACTGTTGGAGAATGGAAACCGAAATCAAGAAGATATTTTGCTATATCCATAGCCGTGACTTTATACTCTTTTGCCAATGTTTTGGCAGAAAAAACACACTCATGCATACACAAAGTATCATAAGGCATATCAAAATAATCTTTTAGTCTCACTCTTATATAGTTTGCATTTAACACAGCTTTAGAGCTGGCATTTTTCATCCCGTTTCCCCCTAGAATTGTCATATAAACAATAGCTCGAAGTGAAATTGCATAATTTCCGAAAAACGGTGAGATTTTTCCTATTGTATTTGTTCCGCCGTTTGAGAACTCATATTTTCCCTTAACTTTTTTTACTCCAAGATCGGGTAAAAAAGGTTTTAATTTTTCATTTACTCCAACAGGTCCCGAACCTGGACCCCCTCCTCCGTGTGGTGTGGCAAAAGTTTTATGAAGATTTATATGCATAACATCAAAACCTATATCTCCTGGTCTTGCAACTCCCATAATTGCATTCATATTAGCCCCGTCATAATACATCATAGCACCGTTTTCATGTGCCAAAGTACAAATCTCTTTTATCTTTTTATTATAAATACCCAAAGTATTTGGAACCGTAAGCATAACAGCTGCTACTTCATCAGAGATTTTTTCTTTAAAACTTTCAAAATCCATAGCACCGTTTTCATCTGATTTAATAGTAATAACTTCATATCCTACCATTGCTGCCGTTGCAGGGTTAGTTCCATGTGAAGAGTCAGGAACAATTACATATTTTCTTTTGTCTCCTTTGCTTTCATGGTATTTATGAATCATCATAATTCCAAGCATTTCACCGTGGGCTCCTGCTTGGGGAGTTGTCGTAAAAGCACTCATTCCTGTAATTTTGCAAAGTTTCTGCTCCAGCATATCTATAACTTCAAGGGCTCCTTGTACCTCTTCACTCATCATATTTGTAACTAAATGGGGATGAATATTTGTAAACCCTTCCAAGTTAGCTACTTTTTCGGCTATTTTCGGATTATATTTCATGGTACAAGAACCAAGAGGATAGAAGTTTTTATCAATTGCAAAGTTTTTAGTAGACAAATTCGTAAAATGTCTAACCACATCAAACTCGCTAAGCTGTGGAAGTTCCGCTTTTTTTTCTCTTTTAAACTCTTTTTTGATTTCACTTTTAGGAACATCTAATTTAGGCAAAAGAATACCTTTTCTTCCTTCTTGGCTCTTTTCAAATATTGTTAATACTTTACTCATAATTGCTCTCCTAAAATTTGCTCTAAAGTTTCTACAAAAGAATCCATCTCTTCTTTTGTTCTTTTTTCCGTTACACTTACTAAAATTGCGTTTTCAAAAGTTTCAAAAAATTTACCCAGATTTATACCTGCATAAAAACCTTTCTTACTCATCTCTTCTAAAAGTTTAGTTGCACTAAGTGGTGTTTTAATAACAAACTCATTAAAGGTTTCACCTTTATTAAAAATCTCCACATCTTTTAAAGAAGCTAACTTCTTTTTTAGATATTCGCTTTTACTGTGACAAAGAGAGGCAAGCTCTTCAAAACCCTCTTTACCTAAAAGAGATAAAAAAATCGTACTTCTTAAAGCCAATAGATTTTGGTTTGAACAGATATTTGAAGTTGCTCTGTGTCTTCTAATATGCTGCTCTCTTGCTTGCATAGTTAATACAAAAATCTCTTTATCGTCTTTATCTAAAGTTTTACCGATAATTCTTCCGGGTAGATCCCTAATAAAGCTTTGTTTGGTAGCAAGAAGTCCAAAAGAGGGACCGCCGAAACTAAGATAGTTTCCCAAACACTGCCCCTCTGCCGTTACAATATCTACACCCATAGAAGACGGATCTTTTAAAACACCTAAAGATACTGCATAAACCGACATTACTGCTATTGCTTTGTTTTCATGCACCTTTTCTATTATCTTTTCATAAGAGTTTAGGGAACCTAAGAAATTTGGATTTTGAAATAAAAAACCGCCCACGCTTTCATCAATTTTTGATTCAATGGTTTCAAAATCACTACAGTCACCTCTTAAAGGTATAATCTCAACGTTGATATCTCTAAAACTTAAATAGGTTTGAACAACTTTGATATAAGTTGGATTCACACCGCCGTCAATTAAAATTTTGTTTTTTTTAGAGATTCTAACTGCCATTAATGCAGCTTCTGCCAAGGCTGTTGCACCATCGTACATAGAAGCATTTGAAAC
It encodes the following:
- the gcvPB gene encoding aminomethyl-transferring glycine dehydrogenase subunit GcvPB; amino-acid sequence: MSKVLTIFEKSQEGRKGILLPKLDVPKSEIKKEFKREKKAELPQLSEFDVVRHFTNLSTKNFAIDKNFYPLGSCTMKYNPKIAEKVANLEGFTNIHPHLVTNMMSEEVQGALEVIDMLEQKLCKITGMSAFTTTPQAGAHGEMLGIMMIHKYHESKGDKRKYVIVPDSSHGTNPATAAMVGYEVITIKSDENGAMDFESFKEKISDEVAAVMLTVPNTLGIYNKKIKEICTLAHENGAMMYYDGANMNAIMGVARPGDIGFDVMHINLHKTFATPHGGGGPGSGPVGVNEKLKPFLPDLGVKKVKGKYEFSNGGTNTIGKISPFFGNYAISLRAIVYMTILGGNGMKNASSKAVLNANYIRVRLKDYFDMPYDTLCMHECVFSAKTLAKEYKVTAMDIAKYLLDFGFHSPTVYFPLIVKEAIMIEPTETENKQTIDKFCDTMIEAVKLARKDAAAFKEYPKTLGVCRPDDTRAIKELDICCSY
- the gcvPA gene encoding aminomethyl-transferring glycine dehydrogenase subunit GcvPA, giving the protein MPYTPHTQTEIKQMLEVIGLEKEEQLFDSVPSSLKIDSLDIENGLDEFTTFEKFKTLASKNVTDKTIFLGGGYYDHIVPSAVDALSGRAEFYTAYTPYQAEASQGTLQVLYEYQSLVCKLTGMDVSNASMYDGATALAEAALMAVRISKKNKILIDGGVNPTYIKVVQTYLSFRDINVEIIPLRGDCSDFETIESKIDESVGGFLFQNPNFLGSLNSYEKIIEKVHENKAIAVMSVYAVSLGVLKDPSSMGVDIVTAEGQCLGNYLSFGGPSFGLLATKQSFIRDLPGRIIGKTLDKDDKEIFVLTMQAREQHIRRHRATSNICSNQNLLALRSTIFLSLLGKEGFEELASLCHSKSEYLKKKLASLKDVEIFNKGETFNEFVIKTPLSATKLLEEMSKKGFYAGINLGKFFETFENAILVSVTEKRTKEEMDSFVETLEQILGEQL